In Macrobrachium rosenbergii isolate ZJJX-2024 chromosome 4, ASM4041242v1, whole genome shotgun sequence, one genomic interval encodes:
- the LOC136838350 gene encoding uncharacterized protein, giving the protein MTTYTIAIGSAGLAAGAAVAVAGAVGLGIAGVAALFSRRRGTKMKHKKQRKKTYTRYGREDDDGQDNLKRMMELIRREDVTGCGLRLMCELAAENPRDLIDEEIAILELVGAPLTPGEDVRGLGALGEYREAKTVGLNHGSCGKTYFMCPLNGTQLMETVMGFLP; this is encoded by the exons ATGACAACGTACACCATCGCCATCGGTTCCGCGGGTTTAGCCGCCGgcgcagcagtagcagtagccgGCGCCGTTGGGCTAGGCATAGCCGGAGTGGCGGCTCTTTTTTCCAGGCGGCGAGGGACCAAAATGAAGCACAAGAAACAGCGGAAGAAGACGTATACTAGATACGGCCGAGAAGATGACGACGGGCAGGACAATCTCAAGAGAATGATGGAGCTGATAAGGCGGGAGGATGTGACGGGATGTGGACTGAGGTTGATGTGCGAGTTGGCGGCAGAAAATCCACGTGATCTCATAGACGAGGAGATTGCCATTCTCGAGCTTGTGGG GGCACCACTGACTCCAGGAGAGGACGTTAGAGGTCTGGGAGCTCTCGGCGAGTACCGGGAGGCTAAAACCGTAGGCCTAAATCACGGCAGTTGTGGAAAGACCTATTTCATGTGTCCTCTCAATGGCACTCAGCTCATGGAAACTGTCATGGGATTCTTACCTTAA